One genomic region from Paracoccus pantotrophus encodes:
- a CDS encoding GAF domain-containing protein — MPDYDDLAARIRALTHGETDEVALMATLACEIHHSDARFDWTGFYRVTAPELLKIGPYQGGHGCLVIPFSRGVCGAAARTRQTQLVPDVEAFPGHIACASSTRSELVIPVIGKGGRLIGVLDIDSDRPDAFTQEDADRLQEILDDTFGRD; from the coding sequence ATGCCCGATTACGACGACCTTGCCGCCCGCATCCGCGCCCTGACCCATGGCGAGACCGACGAGGTCGCGCTGATGGCGACGCTGGCCTGCGAAATCCACCACTCGGACGCGCGTTTCGACTGGACCGGATTCTATCGCGTCACCGCGCCCGAACTGCTGAAGATCGGCCCCTACCAGGGTGGCCACGGCTGCCTGGTGATTCCCTTCTCGCGCGGGGTCTGCGGCGCGGCGGCGCGGACGCGGCAGACCCAGCTGGTGCCGGATGTCGAGGCTTTCCCGGGCCATATCGCCTGTGCCAGCTCGACCCGCTCGGAACTGGTGATCCCGGTGATCGGCAAGGGCGGGCGGCTGATCGGCGTGCTCGACATCGACAGCGACCGGCCCGACGCCTTCACGCAAGAGGATGCAGACCGCTTGCAGGAGATCCTGGATGACACATTCGGACGCGACTGA
- a CDS encoding GFA family protein — MTHSDATEFTGHCLCGAIRFRGTYDAGNDLKACHCSQCRRWSGHYWAAILPKSLEIQGQPRWYRASEIARRGFCPDCGSSLFWQRDGSEIIDVAAGAIDSPTGLRLLGHIFVADKGDYYDIADGLPQDPRE; from the coding sequence ATGACACATTCGGACGCGACTGAATTCACCGGCCATTGCCTGTGCGGCGCCATCCGCTTCCGCGGCACCTATGACGCCGGCAACGACCTGAAGGCCTGCCATTGCAGCCAGTGCCGGCGCTGGTCGGGGCATTACTGGGCGGCGATCCTGCCGAAATCGCTGGAAATCCAGGGGCAGCCGAGATGGTATCGCGCCTCGGAGATCGCCCGGCGTGGCTTCTGCCCGGACTGCGGCAGCTCGCTGTTCTGGCAGCGCGACGGGTCCGAGATCATCGACGTGGCGGCCGGCGCCATCGACAGCCCGACCGGGTTGCGCCTGCTGGGCCATATCTTCGTCGCCGACAAGGGCGACTATTACGATATTGCCGACGGGCTGCCGCAGGATCCGCGCGAATAG
- a CDS encoding LysE family translocator yields the protein MIWDTLANFPLQQLLAFMAGALVLNLAPGQDVFFASACGIQNGPRAGALAGFGVGLGVICHVTMATVGLGALVAAHPGALVAIKYAGAAYLLFLAWKSWNAGEVDPRARAASRPWNIIRRGALSNLLNPKPVLFLLAFLPQFTKPEYGPVWQQILGLGLMFTLSGTLVTMGYGVVGGLAGQVIGKRLGIVNRIAAVMFAGLALRLVWK from the coding sequence ATGATCTGGGACACGCTGGCGAATTTTCCGTTGCAACAGCTTCTGGCCTTCATGGCCGGAGCCCTGGTGCTGAACCTGGCGCCGGGGCAGGACGTGTTCTTCGCCAGCGCCTGCGGCATCCAGAACGGGCCGCGTGCGGGTGCGCTGGCCGGCTTCGGCGTCGGGCTGGGCGTGATCTGCCATGTGACGATGGCGACGGTCGGCCTGGGCGCGCTGGTCGCCGCCCATCCCGGCGCGCTGGTCGCGATCAAATATGCCGGCGCCGCCTATCTGCTGTTCCTGGCCTGGAAAAGCTGGAACGCGGGCGAGGTCGATCCCCGCGCCCGCGCCGCCAGCCGGCCCTGGAACATCATCCGGCGCGGCGCGCTGTCCAACCTGCTCAATCCCAAGCCGGTGCTGTTTCTGCTGGCCTTCCTGCCGCAATTCACCAAGCCGGAATACGGCCCGGTCTGGCAGCAGATCCTGGGGCTGGGGCTGATGTTCACCCTGTCGGGCACGCTGGTCACCATGGGCTATGGCGTGGTCGGCGGCCTGGCCGGCCAGGTGATCGGCAAGCGGCTGGGCATCGTGAACCGCATCGCGGCGGTGATGTTCGCGGGCCTGGCGCTGCGGCTGGTCTGGAAATGA
- a CDS encoding RluA family pseudouridine synthase — protein sequence MSFLYQPTDEQPRVIHADHEILVVEKPAGLLSVPGRGEDRADCLIERLRGAFPTILLVHRLDMDTSGVMVFALTPHAQRHLSRQFEDRRTKKTYVARLWGRLEPKTGTVDLPLIVDWPNRPRQKVDHEQGRPAQTDWRVVKANDAETRVRLMPVTGRSHQLRVHMAELGHPILGDPLYATGAAADFPRLMLHAESLRFKHPETGVMQGFTAPAPF from the coding sequence ATGAGCTTTCTCTACCAGCCCACCGACGAACAGCCGCGGGTGATCCATGCCGATCACGAGATCCTGGTGGTCGAGAAGCCGGCCGGCCTGCTTTCGGTCCCCGGCCGGGGCGAGGACCGCGCCGATTGCCTGATCGAGCGGCTGCGGGGCGCCTTTCCGACGATCCTGCTGGTGCATCGGCTGGACATGGATACCTCGGGCGTCATGGTCTTTGCCCTGACGCCGCATGCGCAGCGCCACCTGTCCCGGCAATTCGAGGACCGGCGCACGAAAAAGACCTATGTCGCGCGGCTCTGGGGTCGGCTTGAGCCCAAGACCGGCACGGTGGACCTGCCGCTGATCGTCGACTGGCCGAACCGGCCGCGGCAAAAGGTCGATCACGAACAGGGCCGGCCGGCGCAGACCGATTGGCGGGTGGTCAAGGCCAACGATGCCGAGACGCGGGTGCGGCTGATGCCCGTCACCGGCCGCAGCCATCAGCTGCGCGTGCATATGGCCGAGCTGGGCCACCCGATCCTGGGCGATCCGCTTTATGCGACCGGGGCGGCGGCGGATTTTCCCCGGCTGATGCTGCATGCCGAAAGCCTGCGCTTCAAGCATCCCGAAACCGGGGTCATGCAGGGCTTTACCGCCCCGGCGCCGTTCTGA
- a CDS encoding MBL fold metallo-hydrolase translates to MFRTDISRRQAMLIGGALPMTLVLPAHAQTAAQPAGEAPAFPGRAHTIQLGGFEVTTLLGGGGMSDNPIETFGLNADPAEFESLSAENFIPADRSAGSFTLTLVRTPDALVLFDTGMVPANNAASMVQAGLTPEDVTHVVLTHMHGDHIGGLMDGETPAFPNAQLILPRPENDYWAANPSEAYTAKVVPLLEQAQQIEGTEEILPGIQAEQAHGHTPGHTTYLLESEGQRLLITGDSFNHYVYSVQRPAWHVRFDVDKEQGAATRQAVLARLAEEKIPFIGYHMPFPALGFIAPNGEGSYRFVPATYQFG, encoded by the coding sequence ATGTTCAGGACCGATATCAGCCGCCGCCAAGCCATGCTCATCGGCGGCGCATTGCCCATGACGCTGGTGCTGCCGGCGCATGCGCAGACCGCCGCCCAGCCCGCGGGCGAGGCGCCCGCCTTTCCGGGCCGTGCCCATACCATCCAGCTGGGCGGTTTCGAGGTGACGACGCTGCTGGGCGGCGGCGGCATGAGCGACAATCCGATCGAGACCTTCGGCCTCAATGCCGACCCGGCCGAGTTCGAAAGCCTCAGCGCCGAGAATTTCATCCCCGCCGACCGCAGCGCCGGTTCGTTCACCCTGACCTTGGTGCGCACGCCCGATGCGCTGGTGCTGTTCGATACCGGCATGGTTCCGGCCAACAACGCCGCCTCGATGGTGCAGGCCGGGCTGACGCCCGAGGATGTGACCCATGTCGTGCTGACCCATATGCACGGCGACCATATCGGCGGGCTGATGGACGGCGAGACCCCGGCCTTTCCCAACGCCCAGCTGATCCTGCCCCGGCCCGAGAACGATTACTGGGCCGCCAATCCCAGCGAGGCCTATACTGCCAAGGTGGTGCCGCTGCTGGAGCAGGCGCAGCAGATCGAGGGGACCGAGGAAATCCTGCCCGGCATCCAGGCCGAGCAGGCGCATGGCCACACGCCCGGCCACACCACCTATCTGCTGGAAAGCGAGGGGCAGCGGCTGCTGATCACCGGCGACAGCTTCAACCACTATGTCTATTCGGTGCAGCGCCCGGCCTGGCATGTGCGCTTCGACGTGGACAAGGAGCAGGGCGCGGCGACCCGGCAGGCGGTGCTGGCCCGGCTGGCCGAAGAGAAGATCCCCTTCATCGGCTATCACATGCCCTTCCCGGCGCTCGGCTTCATCGCCCCGAACGGCGAAGGGTCGTATCGCTTCGTGCCGGCGACCTATCAGTTCGGCTGA
- a CDS encoding isocitrate lyase/PEP mutase family protein: protein MPDQQAKFEALKALHEAEGAFVMPNPWDAGSARLLASLGFQALATTSAGYAFSKGKPDSIAGLGREEILDNAAEIVGATELPVSADLQDGFGAAPESCAETIRLACRVGLVGGSIEDATGDAADPIHDLSLAVERIRAAAGAAQGLPFLLTARAENFLWGRPDLDDTIRRLQAFSEAGADVLYAPGLPDLQAIRTVCAALDKPVNVVMGLSGPTWSVAELVQAGVRRISVGGSFARAALGALMRAAEEVRSAGTFTYAAEALPGATVARIMAPGGEEV, encoded by the coding sequence ATGCCGGACCAACAGGCGAAGTTCGAGGCGCTGAAGGCGCTGCACGAGGCGGAGGGCGCCTTCGTCATGCCCAATCCCTGGGATGCGGGCTCGGCCCGGCTGCTGGCCAGCCTGGGGTTCCAGGCGCTGGCGACCACCAGCGCCGGCTATGCCTTTTCCAAGGGCAAGCCGGATTCCATCGCCGGGCTCGGGCGCGAGGAGATCCTGGACAATGCCGCCGAGATCGTCGGCGCGACCGAGCTGCCGGTCTCGGCCGATCTGCAGGATGGTTTCGGCGCAGCGCCGGAAAGCTGCGCCGAAACCATCCGGCTGGCCTGTCGGGTGGGGCTGGTCGGCGGCTCGATTGAGGATGCGACGGGGGATGCCGCCGATCCGATCCACGACCTGTCCCTGGCGGTCGAGCGCATCCGGGCCGCGGCAGGGGCGGCGCAGGGCCTGCCCTTCCTGCTGACCGCGCGGGCCGAGAACTTCCTTTGGGGCCGGCCGGATCTGGATGACACGATCCGGCGGCTGCAAGCCTTTTCCGAAGCCGGGGCGGATGTGCTTTATGCGCCGGGCCTGCCGGACCTGCAGGCGATCCGCACGGTCTGCGCCGCGCTGGACAAGCCCGTCAACGTGGTCATGGGGCTGTCGGGTCCGACCTGGTCGGTGGCCGAGCTGGTGCAGGCCGGGGTGCGGCGGATCAGCGTCGGCGGCTCTTTCGCGCGGGCGGCGCTCGGCGCGCTGATGCGCGCCGCCGAGGAGGTCCGATCCGCCGGCACCTTCACCTATGCCGCCGAGGCCCTGCCCGGCGCAACCGTCGCCCGGATCATGGCGCCCGGCGGCGAGGAGGTTTAG
- the truB gene encoding tRNA pseudouridine(55) synthase TruB, translated as MARKKGREIHGWLIVDKPAGIGSTDVVSKVRWALDAKKAGHAGTLDPDATGVLAVALGEATKTVPILAEALKAYDFTVNWGAETTTDDASGAVVKTSDARPDKAAIRAALPEFTGEIMQVPPAVSAVRVDGARAYDLAREGEVVELAARPLWVDSLELLGRTQDSAELRMVCGKGGYVRAIARDLGRKLGCLGHVAQLRRIWSGPFEAGDGFAFDRIDRANQAEIEAALLPLQAALADLPEMQATEMGATRILNGNPGQVLGHAEFGEEVWVSRNGRALCIGRYMGGEVQPSRVFNLG; from the coding sequence ATGGCGCGAAAAAAGGGACGCGAGATCCACGGTTGGCTGATCGTGGACAAGCCGGCGGGCATCGGCTCGACCGATGTGGTCAGCAAGGTCCGCTGGGCGCTGGACGCGAAGAAGGCCGGCCATGCCGGGACGCTGGACCCGGACGCGACCGGCGTGCTGGCCGTGGCGCTGGGAGAGGCGACCAAGACCGTGCCGATCCTGGCCGAGGCGCTGAAAGCCTATGACTTCACGGTGAACTGGGGCGCCGAAACCACCACCGACGACGCTTCGGGCGCGGTGGTGAAGACCAGCGACGCGCGCCCGGACAAGGCGGCGATCCGCGCCGCGCTGCCGGAGTTCACCGGCGAGATCATGCAGGTTCCCCCCGCCGTCTCGGCCGTGCGCGTCGATGGCGCGCGGGCCTATGACCTCGCGCGCGAGGGCGAGGTGGTCGAGCTTGCCGCCCGGCCGCTCTGGGTGGACTCGCTGGAACTGCTGGGCAGGACGCAGGACAGCGCCGAGCTGCGCATGGTCTGCGGCAAGGGCGGCTATGTCCGCGCCATCGCCCGCGACCTGGGCCGCAAGCTGGGCTGCCTTGGCCATGTCGCGCAGCTGCGCCGCATCTGGTCGGGGCCGTTCGAGGCCGGGGACGGCTTTGCCTTCGACCGCATCGACCGCGCCAACCAGGCCGAGATCGAGGCGGCGCTGCTGCCCCTGCAGGCGGCGCTGGCCGACCTGCCCGAGATGCAGGCGACCGAGATGGGCGCCACCCGCATCCTGAACGGCAATCCCGGCCAGGTGCTGGGCCATGCCGAATTCGGCGAGGAGGTCTGGGTCAGCCGCAACGGCCGGGCGCTGTGCATCGGCCGCTACATGGGCGGAGAGGTGCAGCCCTCGCGGGTGTTCAACCTGGGCTAA
- a CDS encoding phosphodiester glycosidase family protein produces the protein MKIDLRRRLGLAIGALVAMTLPAMAGICEKRDFDGQGYVICTLDAGQEPGLRLWLNGPDGRVLGDFTAVRRMLAEGEVLGFAMNAGMYHPDFTPVGLYVSDGVSQHELVTAGGGGNFGMLPNGVFCTGGARPYQVIESRAFARAAPECRIATQSGPMLVIDGALHPRFLVDSDSRYIRNGVGVSPDGQTAWFAISDRAVTFHEFGRLFRDGLGARDALYFDGSISRLYAPSLGRADFGRRLGPIIGYVGQN, from the coding sequence ATGAAGATTGACCTTAGGCGCCGGCTGGGGCTGGCCATCGGCGCATTGGTCGCCATGACCCTGCCCGCCATGGCCGGGATCTGCGAAAAGCGCGACTTCGACGGGCAGGGCTATGTGATCTGCACGCTGGATGCCGGGCAGGAGCCGGGGCTGCGGCTGTGGCTGAACGGCCCGGACGGCCGGGTCTTGGGCGATTTCACCGCCGTGCGCCGCATGCTGGCCGAGGGCGAGGTCCTGGGCTTTGCCATGAATGCCGGCATGTATCACCCGGATTTCACCCCGGTCGGGCTTTACGTCAGCGACGGCGTCAGCCAGCACGAGCTGGTGACGGCCGGCGGCGGCGGCAATTTCGGCATGCTGCCGAACGGCGTGTTCTGCACCGGCGGCGCCCGGCCCTATCAGGTGATCGAAAGCCGGGCCTTTGCCAGGGCCGCGCCGGAATGCCGGATCGCCACGCAATCGGGGCCGATGCTGGTGATCGACGGCGCGCTGCATCCGCGTTTCCTGGTGGACAGCGACAGCCGCTATATCAGGAACGGCGTCGGCGTCTCTCCGGACGGGCAGACGGCATGGTTCGCCATCTCGGACCGGGCGGTGACGTTCCACGAATTCGGCCGGCTGTTCCGCGACGGGCTGGGGGCGCGGGATGCGCTGTATTTCGACGGCTCGATTTCGCGGCTATACGCCCCAAGCCTGGGCCGCGCCGATTTCGGGCGGCGGCTGGGGCCGATCATCGGATATGTAGGACAGAACTAG
- the rbfA gene encoding 30S ribosome-binding factor RbfA has protein sequence MAQNRFHSGTGPSQRQLRVGELIRRTLSDVLLRGDVHDPDLNRHSITVGEVRTSPDLKVATAYVLPLGGQGAEEALAALRRNAGELRHLVAKAMTLKYAPQLRFVLDETFDRMDDTRRLLSEDRVRRDVESHPEDDED, from the coding sequence ATGGCACAGAACCGCTTTCATTCCGGCACCGGCCCCTCGCAGCGCCAGCTTCGCGTGGGCGAGTTGATCCGCCGCACGCTTTCCGACGTCCTCCTGCGGGGGGATGTCCACGATCCCGACCTGAACCGGCATTCGATCACGGTCGGAGAGGTGCGGACCTCGCCCGACCTCAAGGTCGCGACCGCCTATGTGCTGCCCTTGGGCGGGCAGGGTGCAGAAGAGGCGCTGGCCGCGTTGCGCCGCAACGCGGGCGAGCTGCGCCACCTGGTCGCCAAGGCGATGACGCTGAAATACGCGCCGCAACTGCGCTTTGTCCTCGACGAGACCTTCGACCGCATGGACGACACCCGCCGCCTCTTGTCCGAGGACCGGGTGCGCCGCGACGTCGAATCGCATCCGGAAGACGATGAAGATTGA
- the dapB gene encoding 4-hydroxy-tetrahydrodipicolinate reductase has product MEKPGIVITGASGRMGQMLVRTVLGSDQARLVGAIEREGNPWVGRDLGEAMGGAALGITVTDDPVEAIAKAQAVIDFTAPAATVAFAELTAQARAVHVIGTTGFEPAHLDKLKAAARHAPIIRAGNMSLGVNLLVGLTRKVAAALGEDWDIEVVEAHHNRKVDAPSGTALMLGEAAAAGRGHSLDELRTPAREGITGARAPGSIGFSAIRGGDIVGEHDVIFATAGERVVLRHVATDRAIFARGALRAALWGQDKGPGEYDMADVLGL; this is encoded by the coding sequence ATGGAAAAACCGGGAATCGTCATCACGGGCGCGTCGGGCCGCATGGGGCAGATGCTGGTGCGCACCGTTCTGGGGTCGGATCAGGCCCGCCTTGTCGGCGCCATCGAGCGCGAGGGCAACCCCTGGGTCGGCCGCGACCTGGGCGAGGCGATGGGCGGCGCGGCGCTGGGAATCACCGTCACCGACGATCCGGTCGAGGCCATCGCCAAGGCGCAGGCAGTGATCGACTTTACCGCCCCGGCGGCGACGGTGGCCTTCGCGGAACTGACCGCGCAGGCCCGCGCCGTGCATGTGATCGGCACCACCGGCTTCGAGCCCGCCCATCTGGACAAGCTGAAGGCCGCCGCCCGCCACGCGCCGATCATCCGCGCCGGCAACATGAGCCTGGGCGTCAACCTGCTGGTCGGGCTGACCCGCAAGGTCGCCGCCGCCCTGGGCGAGGACTGGGACATCGAGGTGGTCGAGGCGCATCACAACCGCAAGGTCGATGCGCCCTCGGGCACCGCCCTGATGCTGGGCGAGGCCGCCGCCGCGGGGCGCGGCCACAGCCTGGACGAGTTGCGCACCCCGGCGCGCGAGGGCATCACCGGCGCCCGCGCCCCCGGCTCGATCGGGTTCAGCGCCATCCGCGGCGGCGATATCGTGGGCGAGCATGACGTGATCTTTGCCACGGCGGGCGAGCGGGTGGTGCTGCGCCATGTCGCCACCGACCGGGCGATCTTCGCCCGCGGCGCTCTGCGGGCGGCGCTGTGGGGCCAGGACAAGGGGCCGGGCGAATATGACATGGCGGATGTGCTTGGTCTTTGA
- the tsaE gene encoding tRNA (adenosine(37)-N6)-threonylcarbamoyltransferase complex ATPase subunit type 1 TsaE has product MTLLATLDDADADLTACLARVMAAVLKPGDVVALQGPVGAGKTHFARAFIRARQGEAAEEVPSPTYTLVQTYADPLGTEIWHADLYRLTHPEELAELGLDEAMREAIVLVEWPEHGNPLEGALTVGLEPLADAPELRRITLAGSEPHWGLMTRLPAIARLIHRAGWAGARLVPLAGDASSRRYFRLVEDDGRSAVLMDASPGVTAPYVAMTQWLRALDLHAPEILATDQAQGLLLIEDLGDDLVARVLEQQPELAPRIYDRMTDLLVRLHGHEPPDFVLRLDGPELAHQVGLFAEYYPAAAGAPGKGAEVAAVIERLHAELAADMPPVLGLRDFHAENVVWRDEAPLGLLDFQDAVAVHPAYDLVSALQDARRDVAPEIEEAQIARYIAATGVDEARFRAAYALLGAQRNLRIMGIFTRLAQREGKRRYLAMMPRVWAAIRRDLAHPALAPLAKALEGVPAPTPEVIEGIAG; this is encoded by the coding sequence ATGACCCTGCTTGCGACGCTTGACGATGCCGATGCCGACCTGACCGCCTGCCTGGCGCGGGTGATGGCGGCCGTGCTGAAGCCTGGCGACGTGGTGGCGCTTCAGGGGCCGGTCGGCGCCGGCAAGACCCATTTCGCCCGCGCCTTCATCCGCGCCCGCCAGGGCGAGGCGGCCGAAGAGGTGCCCAGCCCCACCTATACCCTGGTCCAGACCTATGCCGACCCCCTGGGGACCGAGATCTGGCACGCCGACCTATACCGTCTGACCCATCCCGAGGAACTGGCCGAGCTTGGCCTCGACGAGGCCATGCGCGAGGCGATCGTGCTGGTCGAATGGCCCGAGCATGGCAATCCGCTGGAGGGGGCGCTGACCGTGGGGCTGGAGCCGCTGGCCGATGCGCCCGAGCTGCGCCGCATCACCCTGGCAGGGTCCGAGCCGCATTGGGGCCTGATGACCCGCCTGCCCGCCATCGCCCGGCTGATCCACCGCGCCGGCTGGGCCGGGGCGCGGCTGGTCCCGCTGGCCGGCGACGCCTCGTCGCGGCGCTATTTCCGGCTGGTCGAGGATGACGGGCGCAGCGCGGTGCTGATGGATGCCTCGCCCGGCGTGACCGCGCCCTATGTCGCCATGACGCAATGGCTGCGGGCGCTGGACCTGCACGCGCCCGAGATCCTGGCCACCGACCAGGCCCAGGGCCTGCTGCTGATCGAGGATCTGGGCGACGACCTGGTGGCCCGCGTGCTGGAACAGCAGCCCGAACTGGCGCCGCGCATCTATGACCGCATGACCGACCTCTTGGTGCGGCTGCACGGCCACGAGCCGCCGGATTTTGTCTTGCGCCTCGACGGGCCGGAACTGGCGCATCAGGTCGGGCTTTTCGCCGAATACTATCCCGCTGCCGCCGGTGCGCCCGGCAAGGGCGCCGAGGTCGCCGCGGTGATCGAGCGGCTGCATGCCGAACTGGCCGCCGACATGCCCCCGGTTCTGGGCCTGCGCGATTTCCATGCCGAGAATGTCGTCTGGCGGGACGAGGCGCCGCTGGGCCTTCTGGATTTCCAGGACGCGGTGGCGGTGCATCCGGCCTATGACCTGGTCTCGGCGTTGCAGGACGCGCGCCGCGACGTCGCGCCCGAGATCGAAGAGGCGCAGATCGCCCGCTACATCGCCGCGACCGGGGTGGACGAGGCGCGGTTTCGCGCCGCCTACGCGCTCTTGGGCGCGCAGCGCAACCTGCGCATCATGGGCATCTTTACCCGGCTGGCGCAGCGCGAGGGCAAGCGGCGCTATCTGGCGATGATGCCGCGCGTCTGGGCGGCGATCCGGCGCGACCTGGCGCATCCGGCGCTGGCGCCGCTGGCCAAGGCGCTGGAAGGCGTCCCCGCTCCCACGCCCGAGGTGATCGAGGGCATCGCCGGATGA
- a CDS encoding nucleotidyltransferase family protein, with amino-acid sequence MSLPLMIFAAGKGTRMAPLTDTLPKPLIAVGGRTLLDRALALGRQAGAGPVVLNIHHLGGQIRDHLAGQGIAISDETDLLLETGGGLRKALPLLGPGPVITMNPDVVWTGPNPVRALLEGWRDDMDALLMLVPLERTHGRQGGGDFSLGPAGRLIRKGDLVYGGVQIIRPERLAEIPEQVFSLNRLWDLMIAGGRAYGLIHPGAWCDVGRPDCIPLAEALLDA; translated from the coding sequence ATGAGCCTGCCGCTGATGATCTTTGCCGCGGGCAAGGGCACCCGCATGGCGCCGCTGACCGATACGCTGCCGAAACCGCTGATCGCGGTCGGAGGCCGGACGCTGCTGGACCGGGCGCTGGCCCTGGGCCGGCAGGCGGGCGCCGGGCCGGTGGTGCTGAACATCCACCATCTGGGCGGCCAGATCCGCGATCACCTCGCCGGGCAGGGCATTGCCATTTCCGATGAAACCGACCTGCTGCTGGAAACCGGCGGCGGCCTGCGCAAGGCGCTGCCGCTGCTTGGCCCCGGCCCTGTGATCACGATGAACCCGGATGTGGTCTGGACCGGCCCGAACCCGGTCCGCGCCCTGCTGGAAGGCTGGCGCGACGATATGGACGCGCTGCTGATGCTGGTGCCGCTGGAGCGGACCCATGGCCGGCAGGGCGGCGGCGATTTCAGCCTCGGCCCGGCGGGCCGGCTGATCCGCAAGGGCGACCTGGTCTATGGCGGCGTGCAGATCATCCGCCCCGAGCGTCTGGCCGAGATCCCCGAACAGGTGTTCTCGCTCAACCGGCTCTGGGATCTGATGATCGCCGGGGGCCGTGCCTATGGTCTGATCCATCCCGGCGCATGGTGCGATGTCGGCCGCCCCGACTGCATCCCGCTGGCCGAGGCGCTGCTCGATGCCTGA